One Primulina huaijiensis isolate GDHJ02 chromosome 8, ASM1229523v2, whole genome shotgun sequence genomic region harbors:
- the LOC140982217 gene encoding uncharacterized protein: MSGGVGASSDISLHKEESHEQAAGSAAVKTAGRPPKVLGFFSFRQLNALAVVIVLSASGMVSIEDFGFVLFSIIYMYFISKVAFPLNSSTAEPPIFGPKNRILGIYIFVGAVIGLFLPIAYIFEGIFEGDKEGIKAAAPHVFLLSSQVFMEGISFSGGFSLPIRVFVPVFYNSKRIFTIVEWLRSEIYKVESEYGGSLRRLHVGRLLAVANMAFWSFNLFGFLLPVFLPKAFKIYFANRKIKD; encoded by the coding sequence atgtcTGGTGGGGTCGGTGCATCCAGTGATATATCCCTCCATAAAGAAGAATCGCACGAGCAGGCTGCAGGTAGCGCCGCCGTTAAGACCGCCGGAAGACCCCCAAAAGTTCTGGGTTTTTTCTCTTTCCGGCAGCTCAACGCCCTTGCAGTGGTGATTGTTCTCTCCGCTAGCGGTATGGTAAGCATCGAGGACTTTGGTTTTGTCCTCTTTTCAATAATTTACATGTACTTCATATCAAAAGTAGCGTTCCCTCTCAACTCCTCCACGGCGGAGCCGCCGATTTTCGGACCGAAAAACAGGATTCTAGGCATTTATATCTTTGTCGGTGCGGTAATCGGATTGTTTCTCCCTATAGCTTACATCTTTGAAGGTATATTCGAGGGGGATAAAGAGGGGATCAAGGCAGCTGCTCCACATGTTTTTTTGCTGTCCAGTCAAGTTTTCATGGAGGGGATATCGTTTTCCGGCGGCTTCTCGCTGCCCATTCGCGTTTTCGTTCCGGTTTTCTACAATTCGAAGAGGATTTTCACGATTGTGGAGTGGCTGAGAAGCGAGATCTATAAAGTTGAATCGGAGTACGGAGGAAGCCTGAGGAGACTGCATGTTGGGAGGCTTCTTGCTGTTGCTAATATGGCGTTTTGGAGCTTTAACTTGTTTGGGTTTTTGTTGCCTGTGTTTCTTCCCAAGGCTTTCAAGATTTACTTCGCTAATCGCAAGATCAAGGATTGA